One Nitrospira sp. DNA window includes the following coding sequences:
- a CDS encoding 2-keto-3-deoxy-D-arabino-heptulosonate-7-phosphate synthase I alpha yields the protein MTRPIDNQHVIEIKPLPSPRDLKTRLPISDEVSEVVFQTRQAIRDILHGRDMERLIVIVGPCSIHDPEAAYDYADRLKPVAEAVRDKLLIVMRTYFEKPRTTVGWKGLINDPHLDGTCEIAQGLQLARTILLNINGKGLPCATELLDPVTPQYLADLLSWTAIGARTTESQIHREMASGLSMPVGFKNGTEGSLQVAVNAMITSRSPHHFVGVNADGVTSIIKTTGNPDHHIVLRGGGGRTNYSVEDIAKAEVAVANEGLARGVMVDCSHDNSGKNHQRQVEVAGEVLRQFRDGRRSIMGLMLESHLQGGRQTWDPGKALTYGMSITDSCLGWNDTEALLYGMAESLTAKPV from the coding sequence ATGACCAGGCCGATAGACAACCAACACGTCATTGAAATCAAGCCGCTCCCCTCGCCGCGCGACCTGAAGACGCGCCTGCCCATCAGCGACGAGGTGTCCGAGGTGGTGTTTCAAACCAGGCAAGCCATCCGAGATATTTTGCACGGCCGTGACATGGAACGGCTCATCGTGATCGTCGGACCCTGCTCGATTCACGATCCCGAAGCTGCCTATGACTATGCCGATCGGCTCAAACCGGTCGCAGAGGCGGTCCGAGACAAACTCCTGATCGTAATGCGCACCTATTTTGAGAAGCCTCGAACGACCGTCGGCTGGAAGGGTTTGATCAACGATCCCCACCTGGACGGCACCTGCGAGATCGCCCAGGGCCTCCAACTGGCCAGAACGATTCTCTTGAACATCAACGGAAAGGGCCTTCCCTGCGCGACGGAACTGCTCGACCCGGTGACGCCCCAATACCTTGCCGACCTATTGAGTTGGACCGCCATCGGTGCAAGAACCACCGAGAGCCAGATCCATCGCGAAATGGCCAGCGGCCTTTCGATGCCGGTCGGGTTCAAGAACGGAACCGAAGGCAGCTTGCAAGTCGCGGTCAACGCCATGATCACCAGCCGCTCGCCGCACCATTTTGTCGGTGTGAATGCCGACGGAGTGACCTCCATCATCAAGACCACCGGCAATCCGGACCACCATATCGTGCTGCGTGGAGGCGGCGGACGCACCAATTACAGTGTCGAAGACATCGCCAAGGCAGAAGTCGCCGTGGCGAACGAAGGGCTGGCCCGCGGGGTCATGGTGGACTGTTCGCACGACAACTCAGGCAAGAACCACCAGCGCCAGGTTGAAGTCGCCGGCGAAGTGCTCAGACAGTTTCGGGACGGCCGCCGCTCGATCATGGGCCTCATGCTCGAAAGCCATCTGCAGGGCGGCCGCCAAACCTGGGATCCTGGGAAGGCCCTCACCTACGGCATGTCGATCACCGATTCCTGCCTGGGCTGGAACGACACCGAGGCGCTGCTCTATGGGATGGCCGAGTCGCTCACGGCGAAACCGGTCTAG